One window from the genome of Carnobacteriaceae bacterium zg-84 encodes:
- the dnaJ gene encoding molecular chaperone DnaJ translates to MSKRDYYEVLGVSKTASDDEIKKAYRKLSKKYHPDINKETGAEEKFKEISEAYEMLSDPQKRAAYDQYGHAANDPNFGAGGFGGGFGGFSGGFGAGGFEDIFDTFFGGGMGGSRGRTRNMARQGSDLQYRINLSFEDAIFGKKETIKYRREEECHTCHGSGAKEGTDPVTCHKCHGSGVINVEQNSIFGRVMTQAACDVCGGTGKEIKEKCSTCHGSGRSNEEHTVNVTIPAGVEDGQQMRLSGQGEAGYNGGPYGDLYIIFSVAKSDRFDRDGSEIYFEQPISFVQATLGDEVEVPTVHGNVKLKIPAGTQSGTTFRLKGKGAPKLRSSIMGDQHVKVRVLTPRDLNDKQKDLLRQFAQAGGADLPDEEGNFFDKLFHGGKDKKKK, encoded by the coding sequence ATGTCAAAGAGAGACTACTACGAAGTTCTTGGTGTGTCAAAAACAGCATCAGATGATGAGATAAAAAAAGCCTATCGTAAATTATCAAAAAAATATCACCCTGACATTAATAAAGAAACAGGTGCAGAAGAAAAATTTAAAGAAATTTCAGAAGCATATGAAATGTTGAGTGATCCGCAAAAACGTGCTGCGTATGATCAATACGGGCATGCAGCCAATGACCCTAATTTTGGTGCTGGTGGTTTTGGCGGTGGTTTTGGTGGTTTCTCTGGTGGCTTTGGTGCCGGTGGTTTTGAAGATATATTTGATACATTCTTTGGTGGCGGTATGGGTGGTTCTCGTGGTAGAACAAGAAATATGGCACGACAAGGGTCGGATTTACAATATCGTATCAATTTGAGCTTTGAAGATGCCATTTTTGGTAAAAAAGAAACGATTAAATATCGTCGTGAGGAAGAATGTCATACATGTCATGGTAGCGGAGCTAAAGAAGGAACAGATCCGGTTACATGTCATAAATGTCATGGTAGTGGTGTTATCAATGTTGAACAAAATTCTATTTTTGGACGTGTAATGACACAAGCTGCGTGTGATGTATGTGGTGGAACAGGAAAAGAAATCAAAGAGAAATGTTCAACATGTCATGGTTCAGGTCGTTCTAATGAAGAGCATACAGTGAATGTGACGATTCCAGCAGGTGTGGAAGATGGGCAACAAATGCGATTGTCTGGACAAGGAGAAGCCGGATATAATGGGGGACCTTATGGTGATTTATACATCATCTTTTCAGTAGCTAAAAGTGACCGATTTGATCGTGACGGTTCAGAAATCTATTTTGAACAACCAATTAGTTTTGTTCAAGCTACTTTAGGTGATGAAGTAGAAGTACCAACTGTTCATGGAAATGTTAAATTAAAAATTCCTGCTGGGACACAAAGTGGCACAACTTTTAGATTAAAAGGAAAAGGAGCTCCAAAACTAAGAAGCTCTATTATGGGCGATCAACATGTGAAAGTACGTGTATTAACACCACGTGATTTAAATGATAAACAAAAAGACTTATTACGTCAGTTTGCACAAGCAGGTGGAGCTGATTTACCAGATGAGGAAGGTAATTTCTTTGATAAGTTATTCCATGGTGGGAAAGATAAGAAGAAAAAATAA
- a CDS encoding endonuclease MutS2: MNYQELNFQEIKGYVKSLAISDYAKKEIDKREPSSSLDIVEKRLLETVEACYLLDSGLYMPFMGLTNIEHLTQKIKKGLLLEPNELVDYADFLRSARLISSFLNKHVDRVPTLCRYANGLGSFCHIEEVIYDKIRHNQVDDDASRELRKTRRALLLNDEEIRQRLKKFLKDARYKEKIQEFIVVEKDTHYTIPIKSSFKNQVPGIVIDESYKGLTTFIEPNSVVGLTQERALLKATEIAQVYEILAELTELIAQDLDSIYQTIEIIVEFDVIFARAKYSKQIDGKSVMVNKEEYIRFCQVRHPLLKQAVPLSLEIGRQHRALMITGPNAGGKTVVLKTIGLITVMVMFGLLVPCEDGTQIAIMDDIYVNIGDNQNLENALSTFSSHVRDLAFYLKDAKRHTLVLLDEIGSGTEPNDGAALGIAILSEFYQKGSLIVATTHYGELKEFALQHPDFQTAAMLFEKDTLKPTYQLQMGQTGKSHAFFIASQMGIAEIVLQKARQVLTHHIYPLEQVVFESLKQKQKRIHDITYEKGDKVWIQTLKKEALIYEVDMYQQCATVYFDKQMHTIPLKKIKLVLPAKQLYPVGYNMALLFTEYAIYKQQKDLNRGSKKAWKKYRKEKEKRGN, from the coding sequence ATGAATTATCAAGAACTAAATTTTCAAGAGATAAAAGGATATGTAAAATCATTAGCTATATCTGATTATGCCAAAAAGGAAATTGATAAAAGAGAACCGTCGTCTTCTTTGGATATTGTAGAAAAAAGGTTATTAGAAACAGTCGAAGCGTGCTATTTATTAGATAGTGGTCTGTATATGCCATTTATGGGGCTTACCAATATTGAGCACTTAACACAAAAAATCAAAAAAGGATTATTATTGGAGCCAAATGAGTTGGTTGATTATGCCGATTTTTTGAGAAGTGCAAGATTAATTTCGTCTTTTTTGAATAAGCACGTTGATAGAGTGCCAACTTTATGTCGATATGCGAATGGATTAGGCTCTTTTTGTCATATTGAAGAGGTAATTTATGATAAAATTAGACATAATCAAGTTGATGATGACGCCAGTAGAGAGTTGCGTAAAACAAGGCGAGCATTATTGCTAAATGACGAAGAAATCAGACAGCGATTGAAAAAGTTTTTGAAAGACGCTCGCTATAAAGAAAAAATACAAGAATTTATTGTTGTTGAAAAGGATACTCACTATACCATTCCGATTAAGAGTAGTTTTAAAAATCAAGTGCCGGGTATTGTGATTGACGAATCGTATAAAGGTCTAACAACATTTATCGAACCGAATAGCGTGGTTGGTTTAACACAAGAAAGAGCATTATTAAAAGCAACGGAAATTGCTCAAGTGTATGAAATTTTAGCCGAGTTAACGGAGTTGATTGCACAAGATTTAGATAGTATTTATCAAACAATTGAAATTATTGTTGAGTTTGATGTCATTTTTGCACGAGCAAAATATTCAAAACAGATTGACGGTAAATCGGTTATGGTTAATAAAGAGGAATATATACGCTTTTGCCAAGTTAGACATCCTCTATTAAAACAAGCAGTTCCACTGTCTTTAGAAATTGGGCGCCAACATCGAGCGTTGATGATTACTGGTCCAAACGCGGGAGGAAAAACGGTTGTACTAAAAACAATCGGATTGATTACCGTCATGGTCATGTTTGGCTTACTTGTGCCATGTGAGGACGGTACTCAAATAGCCATTATGGACGATATTTATGTGAATATTGGCGATAATCAAAACTTAGAGAATGCATTAAGTACATTTTCTAGTCACGTGCGTGATTTAGCATTTTATTTGAAAGATGCGAAAAGGCATACATTAGTCTTGCTTGATGAAATTGGGAGTGGTACGGAACCTAATGACGGTGCAGCTTTAGGTATAGCTATTTTGTCGGAGTTTTATCAAAAAGGAAGTTTAATTGTGGCGACAACACATTACGGTGAACTAAAAGAGTTTGCTTTACAACATCCCGATTTTCAAACGGCAGCAATGCTCTTTGAAAAAGACACATTAAAACCAACCTATCAATTACAAATGGGACAGACTGGTAAAAGTCATGCGTTTTTTATTGCTAGCCAAATGGGTATAGCAGAGATTGTACTCCAAAAAGCAAGACAAGTGCTGACACATCATATATATCCATTAGAACAGGTTGTGTTTGAATCTTTAAAACAAAAACAGAAACGTATCCATGACATCACTTATGAAAAGGGAGATAAAGTATGGATACAAACACTTAAAAAAGAAGCGCTTATTTATGAGGTAGATATGTATCAACAATGTGCAACCGTTTATTTTGATAAACAGATGCATACAATACCATTAAAGAAAATAAAACTTGTTTTACCTGCAAAACAATTATATCCAGTTGGATACAATATGGCATTGCTGTTTACGGAGTATGCCATTTATAAACAGCAAAAAGATTTAAATAGAGGATCTAAAAAAGCGTGGAAAAAATATCGGAAAGAAAAAGAGAAAAGAGGTAATTAA
- the recO gene encoding DNA repair protein RecO: protein MQVHTFEGIVLSIRDYKESDAMVKIFTKEYGKQMFFVRHFKSGNHVLRGVLLPFTQATFLGTINRNGLSFLREYKDIGLFKRAQEDLYVHAYATYIVNLCDAVIDDRIVNEDLYDLLKQTLSAIEKGLDVEVVTLIFELKLLRYFGINPNLNRCMVSDEEQGPFDYSLKYGGLLAKNQWHLDTYRLQANPNAIYLLQKCQRISMDKLTSIDISDAMKKELRRIMDALYEEYVDIHLKSKTFIEQMNQWYI, encoded by the coding sequence GTGCAAGTACATACATTTGAGGGCATTGTTTTATCTATAAGAGATTATAAAGAGTCCGATGCAATGGTAAAAATCTTTACAAAAGAGTATGGCAAGCAAATGTTTTTTGTACGACACTTTAAATCGGGCAATCATGTGTTAAGAGGAGTGTTATTGCCTTTTACACAGGCTACTTTTTTAGGAACAATCAATCGAAATGGTTTGTCATTTTTACGAGAATATAAAGATATTGGATTATTTAAACGGGCACAAGAAGATTTATATGTACATGCTTATGCAACGTATATTGTGAATTTATGCGATGCGGTTATTGATGATAGAATTGTAAATGAAGATTTATATGACTTACTAAAACAGACATTGAGTGCGATTGAAAAAGGACTTGATGTTGAGGTTGTCACCTTAATATTTGAATTAAAATTATTACGATATTTTGGTATTAATCCAAATTTAAACAGATGTATGGTTTCTGATGAAGAACAAGGGCCTTTTGATTATTCTTTAAAATATGGGGGATTACTTGCTAAAAATCAATGGCATTTAGATACATATCGTTTGCAAGCAAATCCTAATGCAATTTATTTATTACAAAAGTGTCAACGTATCTCTATGGATAAACTCACGAGTATAGATATTAGTGATGCTATGAAAAAAGAATTAAGACGTATTATGGACGCATTATATGAAGAGTATGTCGATATTCATTTAAAAAGCAAAACATTTATTGAACAAATGAATCAGTGGTATATTTAG
- a CDS encoding APC family permease, which translates to MNQKKFGFFTALSMLIGICIGSGIFFKTSNILSSTNGSVSLGVLVFILAAICIVFGGLAMAELALRSKKEGGLVGYFEEFVSFKWASAYGLFFMSLYLPTITVILCWVSSIYTLVLFDIQIPKYYELLVQIAIGVVYMIMFIYLNTLSTKLGGRIQSLTTIIKLIPLFLIALTGLIFGKEQQTTLQSLSQLDIGMSGWLYAIVPMSFAYDGWTVSTTMVHDVANPQKTFRKVLIIGPLLILSIYVLYFLGVTSFLGVDTVLKEGKNAIFLVSDMLLGNIGGKLLSIIVLISVLGTTNGLVMAMVRMPQILASKDMLGHYSKQVDITESGVSKQSSVIAGCILFVWFGIHYFVMKYMLLGESDISEIAIVFNYILYILLYSQVYRLNSIKNPIFRYVVPTVAMLGSCVILFGSLTINAFNVVLFFGVCAIPCVLGYRLGKKALIQHKQ; encoded by the coding sequence ATGAACCAGAAGAAATTTGGTTTTTTTACAGCACTGTCTATGTTGATTGGTATTTGTATCGGGTCAGGGATTTTTTTTAAAACCTCGAATATTTTATCTTCAACGAATGGAAGTGTTTCATTAGGTGTACTAGTATTTATATTGGCAGCAATATGTATCGTTTTTGGTGGATTAGCCATGGCAGAATTGGCATTGCGCTCAAAAAAAGAAGGGGGACTTGTTGGCTATTTTGAAGAATTTGTATCGTTTAAATGGGCAAGTGCATACGGATTATTTTTTATGTCGCTCTATTTACCGACGATTACCGTTATTCTATGTTGGGTTTCAAGCATTTATACACTGGTCTTATTCGATATACAAATACCTAAATATTATGAATTACTCGTTCAAATAGCTATTGGTGTTGTATATATGATTATGTTTATTTATTTGAATACTCTCTCGACAAAACTAGGGGGACGTATTCAATCACTCACAACGATTATTAAATTGATTCCATTATTTTTAATTGCACTTACAGGATTGATTTTTGGGAAAGAACAACAGACGACTTTACAAAGTTTATCGCAACTAGATATAGGTATGTCAGGTTGGCTCTATGCAATAGTACCCATGAGTTTTGCGTATGACGGCTGGACAGTGTCGACAACGATGGTGCATGATGTTGCAAATCCACAAAAAACATTTAGAAAAGTGCTTATTATAGGGCCGCTGCTTATTTTAAGTATTTACGTCCTTTACTTTTTAGGGGTAACATCTTTCTTGGGTGTGGACACGGTTTTAAAAGAAGGAAAAAATGCTATATTTTTAGTGAGCGATATGTTATTAGGTAATATCGGTGGAAAATTATTGTCTATTATTGTACTTATTTCTGTTTTAGGTACAACAAATGGTCTTGTTATGGCAATGGTACGTATGCCACAAATTTTAGCTAGCAAAGACATGTTGGGACACTATTCAAAACAAGTTGATATAACAGAATCAGGTGTATCGAAACAATCAAGTGTCATCGCTGGATGTATTTTATTTGTATGGTTTGGTATTCATTATTTTGTCATGAAGTATATGCTTTTGGGAGAAAGTGATATTAGTGAGATTGCGATTGTATTTAACTATATTTTGTACATATTATTATACAGTCAAGTATATAGACTAAACTCTATTAAAAATCCAATTTTTAGATATGTAGTGCCGACAGTGGCTATGTTAGGATCTTGTGTTATTTTATTTGGTTCTTTAACGATAAATGCATTTAATGTTGTATTGTTTTTCGGTGTTTGCGCTATTCCTTGTGTTTTAGGTTATCGTTTAGGTAAGAAAGCACTTATACAACATAAACAATAG